From Andrena cerasifolii isolate SP2316 chromosome 12, iyAndCera1_principal, whole genome shotgun sequence, a single genomic window includes:
- the LOC143375210 gene encoding methanethiol oxidase gives MSEKKGCSSCSGPGYKSAKTAMLEGPREKLMYVVCIHTDPNKPDVLCTVGLDPTSSDYCKIIHKLRMPHVGDELHHSGWNVCSSCHGEPRKRDTMVLPCLMSDRVYFIDVTEERAPSIKKVLTPAEVNQFGVSTLHTSHCAPTGEIMISTMGKPNGDAQGELLCIDSETLEVKGTWSTGEEKAAFGYDFWYQPYHDVLVATEWGIPRVFKRGYSTTDGPDPVIYGRCLNFYSWTKRKLTQVLNLGNDGIAPLEIRFLHDPKACEGFVGCAVTSNVYRFYKTPEEAAEWQAEKVIQVLPKQVDGWIAPWMSGMITDILISLDDKYLYLSNWLHGDVRQYDISDTRNPKLTGQIFLGGSILNDSNVRVIQDEELDAQPDPVYIKGRRLHGSPQMLQLSLDGTRLYVTTSIFKPWDQQFYPEHVRNGSTMIKLDVDIQNGGLKLDEEFLVDFGADKDDILLAHEMRYPGGDCTSDIWLAED, from the exons ATGTCAGAGAAGAAAG GCTGTTCGAGTTGCAGTGGTCCCGGCTACAAGTCGGCGAAGACAGCGATGTTGGAGGGCCCGCGTGAAAAGCTAATGTACGTTGTCTGCATTCACACGGATCCGAATAAACCAGATGTTCTGTGCACCGTCGGATTGGATCCAACAAGTTCCGATTACTGCAAG ATCATTCATAAATTACGAATGCCCCACGTTGGCGACGAGCTACATCATTCCGGCTGGAACGTTTGCAGCAGCTGTCACGGCGAGCCGCGGAAACGCGACACCATGGTGCTCCCGTGCCTCATGTCCGACCGTGTTTACTTTATCGACGTGACCGAAGAACGAGCGCCGTCCATTAAAAAA GTACTGACTCCGGCGGAGGTAAACCAATTCGGAGTATCGACTTTGCATACTAGCCATTGCGCACCTACCGGAGAAATTATGATTTCTACTATGGGCAAACCGAACGGCGATGCGCAAGGTGAATTGCTTTGCATCGATTCTGAAACGTTGGAGGTAAAAGGCACTTGGTCGACAGGAGAAGAAAAAGCAGCTTTCGGTTACGATTTTTGGTATCAACCGTACCACGATGTACTCGTGGCGACCGAATGGGGCATACCTAGGGTCTTCAAAAGAGGCTACAGCACCACCGACGGCCCCGACCCTG TCATCTATGGCAGATGCTTGAACTTTTATTCCTGGACAAAGAGAAAGCTAACGCAAGTCTTGAACTTGGGCAATGATGGGATCGCACCGCTGGAAATAAGGTTCCTACACGATCCAAAGGCGTGCGAAGGGTTCGTCGGTTGCGCTGTCACGTCCAACGTTTACAGGTTTTACAAAACACCGGAGGAAGCCGCCGAATGGCAAGCCGAGAAAGTTATTCAAGTCCTTCCGAAGCAAGTCGATGGTTGGATCGCACCGTGGATGTCAG GAATGATAACCGACATCTTGATCAGTCTCGACGATAAGTATCTCTACCTATCCAACTGGCTCCATGGAGATGTTAGACAATATGATATTTCCGATACGAGGAATCCAAAACTCACCGGTCAAATCTTTCTCGGTGGCTCGATTTTAAACGACTCGAACGTTCGTGTGATCCAAGACGAGGAACTGGATGCGCAACCAGATCCTGTTTATATCAAAGGCCGTCGACTTCATGGATCGCCGCAGATGCTTCAACTGAGTCTCGATGGAACACGCTTATACGTGACCACTTCCATTTTCAAACCATGGGATCAACAGTTTTACCCCGAACATGTCAG AAATGGTTCAACCATGATTAAATTGGACGTGGacatacaaaatggcggtttGAAACTTGACGAGGAGTTTCTAGTAGACTTTGGTGCAGATAAGGACGACATTTTACTTGCACACGAAATGCG CTATCCCGGAGGTGATTGCACGTCCGACATATGGCTGGCGGAGGATTAA
- the L(1)10bb gene encoding BUD31-like protein, whose protein sequence is MPKVRRSKKPPPDGWELIEPTLEELEQKMREAETEPHEGKRKQESLWPIFKIHHQKSRYIYDLYYRRKAISRELYDYCLNENIADKNLIAKWKKVGYENLCCLRCIQTRDTNFGTNCICRVPKGKLEEGRIVECIHCGCRGCSG, encoded by the exons ATGCCTAAAGTACGAAGAAGTAAAAAGCCTCCACCGGATGGCTGGGAACTGATCGAACCAACATTGGAGGAACTAGAACAAAAAATGCGAGAAG CTGAAACGGAACCTCACGAAGGGAAACGCAAACAGGAATCTTTGTGGCCTATATTCAAAATCCACCATCAAAAATCACGATACATATACGATTTGTATTATAGACGGAAAGCCATAAGCCGCG AACTATACGATTATTGTCTGAATGAAAACATAGCGGATAAGAATTTAATAGCAAAGTGGAAGAAAGTGGGATACGAAAATTTGTGCTGTTTACGTTGCATACAAACTAGAGACACTAATTTCGGAACAAACTGTATTTGTCGAGTACCTAAGGGTAAATTGGAAGAGGGTAGAATAGTGGAGTGCATTCATTGTGGCTGCAGAGGATGCTCTGGATAA
- the LOC143375209 gene encoding nucleolar protein 11, with product MAKLYSYYTLCPLIDQQNLLGVERDSESGCAIVTLGRNIVIRYKLQDPKQLSSWTSKDRLTTQVIYDETTRRYAAVFNEKKIRLWSEEETDLNKIKGYKFQSPLYTILSLDGCPPVLVRKDGSTASLEWAIQNRKCWSKQATLNAEEKIFYSSLIRTGDKINLCLLTETGGMYNCVVMRLVNKTYSIDTDRVWRIELQRRSEELVGYTVLQARNKACLLTLWSHGRLYSHSLMEIANKNSSSTLVGIISNIDTKHPVVMTPLNEATVAVYGADASEEGAVLFIYNVQFKLVQDAQKLKLYTKDAKLWKIEDKLLLAANRHLAIAPYHLAPQRIATLLGSSLRFKTGDENEEDDEIVVIQESTVAKWENGRSDLVKRSIRHPPVKLSKQISSYVNEGLCDAAIQGMLIPQLIESKDVDSIVWCLNTFRDLSEKLLIDLLIFSLRSPDRTFQLLQNGTANHHSWAMKNFCSRNDFLEKLFSLTYSDVSLSSYLKSGINFDETLGLLQYLVEKLDNQEDPFDQIAQQPTDKQLYEWSSLLLESYYQHYILSRDPQVSMLLNKLNNVLDDHLRLFKDMENLRPILKRTVNGKSSKQLQKDRNKFYAIEEIQLY from the exons ATGGCAAAATTATATTCCTATTATACCCTGTGTCCCCTCATCGACCAACAGAATTTACTAGGCGTTGAAAGAGATTCGGAAAGCGGATGCGCAATTGTGACGTTAGGAAGGAATATTGTGATTCGCTACAAG CTTCAAGACCCGAAGCAACTAAGTAGTTGGACAAGCAAAGATCGATTAACCACACAAGTTATTTACGATGAAACAACACGCCGATATGCCGCGGTCTTTAACGAGAAGAAGATACGACTTTGGTCCGAGGAAGAGAcggatttaaataaaatcaagggTTACAAGTTTCAATCCCCTTTGTACACAATCCTTTCGCTGGACGGGTGCCCTCCTGTGTTGGTTCGCAAGGACGGATCTACCGCTTCATTAGAATGGGCTATACAGAATAGAAAGTGCTGGTCGAAACAAGCAACCCTGAACGCCGAGGAGAAGATTTTCTACTCTTCTCTGATACGAACCGGCGATAAAATCAATTTGTGTTTACTCACAGAGACCGGGGGAATGTATAATTGCGTAGTAATGAGACTTGTTAACAAAACCTATTCCATAGACACCGATCGTGTATGGAGGATTGAACTGCAGCGGAGGTCGGAAGAGTTGGTTGGCTATACGGTGCTACAAGCCAGGAACAAAGCGTGTCTCTTGACTTTGT gGTCGCATGGCAGATTGTACAGCCACTCCTTGATGGAAATAGCGAACAAAAATAGCTCGAGTACATTGGTCGgtattattagtaatattgaTACAAAGCACCCGGTAGTTATGACACCATTGAACGAGGCAACTGTGGCGGTTTATGGAGCTGATGCTTCCGAAGAAGGGGCTGTGTTATTCATCTATAATGTGCAATTCAAACTGGTACAAGATGCACAGAAACTCAAGTTGTATACAAAAGATGCGAAATTATGGAAAATCGAAGACAAGTTGTTGCTCGCGGCAAACAGGCATTTAGCGATCGCGCCTTATCATTTAGCACCGCAAAGAATAGCGACTTTACTCGGTTCGTCTTTGCGCTTCAAAACcggcgacgagaacgaggaggacgacgagatcGTTGTGATACAAGAGTCAACGGTGGCTAAATGGGAAAATGGTAGATCGGATTTAGTTAAACGATCCATTCGACATCCGCCCGTCAAGCTTTCCAAACAGATATCCTCGTATGTGAACGAAGGATTGTGCGATGCCGCGATACAAGGAATGTTGATTCCACAATTGATAGAATCCAAAGATGTCGATTCAATCGTCTGGTGTTTGAATACGTTTAGAGACTTGTCCGAAAAGCTGCTGATCGATCTCTTGATATTTTCATTGAGAAGTCCCGACAGAACGTTCCAGTTATTGCAAAACGGCACCGCAAACCACCATAGTTGGGCTATGAAAAACTTTTGTTCCAGAAACGACTTCCTCGAGAAACTTTTTAGCCTCACCTATTCCGATGTTTCATTATCGTCTTACCTGAAGAGCGGTATAAATTTCGACGAAACGCTTGGTTTGTTACAATACTTGGTAGAAAAGTTGGACAATCAGGAAGATCCTTTCGACCAAATCGCGCAACAACCTACTGACAAACAACTGTACGAATGGTCTAGCCTTTTGCTGGAATCTTACTATCAACATTATATATTGTCACGAGATCCGCAAGTATCGATGCTCCTCAATAAGCTTAATAACGTTTTAGATGATCAT CTGCGATTGTTCAAGGATATGGAAAACTTGAGGCCTATTTTGAAAAGGACCGTTAACGGTAAATCGTCGAAGCAGTTACAAAAAGATCGTAATAAGTTTTATGCGATAGAGGAAATTCAGCTCTATTAA
- the Uqcr-c2 gene encoding ubiquinol-cytochrome c reductase core protein 2 isoform X1 — MACSVVRSSVLRGSAAKVRHYAAVAPAQSPAAAAAVAPVCQVLGNKVTVATCDNNSPIAQVSIVFRAGSRNETYDTQGTAHYLRIAAGLSTSCSSSFAITRNIQQLGGNLITTVDRESIAYTLQITRNNLCDALKFLEDVAVKQVFKPWEVSDELPRLEYELASLPESTLVLELLHKAAYRTGLGYSLFSPKHQLGKINTETLQHFVSNWFTGPKCAVVATGVPLSELAGFATNLGIGSQDNAVEASQYHGGELRKERASDLTSVAVAVEGASLKNEKDALACAILQRASGSGPRVKWGCSASPLHKHVSSVAGADPFALSTFNASYSDSGLFGFILCSAPKIAGPLTKAACKWCRSLKVSDNDVARGKATLKAEILDAADNGAALLESLQYQALFKGQVCTPASLIAEIEKTSASAVQSVADKIANGKLTMAAIGDLKTVPYVDELK; from the exons ATGGCTTGCTCGGTTGTGCGGTCGTCTGTGCTACGTGGATCCGCGGCAAAG GTTAGACATTATGCGGCTGTAGCACCCGCGCAATctcctgctgctgctgctgctgtggcTCCTGTTTGTCAGGTTTTGGGGAACAAAGTGACAGTTGCTACATGTGACAATAACTCTCCAATTGCACAGGTGTCCATTGTTTTCAG AGCTGGGTCACGCAACGAAACGTACGATACGCAAGGTACTGCTCATTACTTGAGAATAGCAGCTGGATTAAGTACATCCTGTTCGAGTAGTTTTGCCATAACAAGGAACATACAACAACTGGGTGGAAATTTAATAACTACCGTAGACCGTGAAAGTATTGCATATACTCTGCAGATTACGAGAAACAATTT GTGCGATGCTCTCAAATTTTTGGAAGATGTTGCTGTGAAACAAGTATTTAAGCCATGGGAAGTGTCTGACGAGTTGCCCAGATTGGAGTACGAATTAGCATCTCTACCAGAATCTACGCTAGTCCTGGAACTTTTACATAAAGCTGCGTATCGCACCGGGCTTGGATACTCTCTTTTTTCTCCGAAGCATCAGTTAGGGAAAATCAATACAGAAACT TTACAACACTTTGTTAGCAATTGGTTTACCGGGCCGAAGTGCGCGGTAGTGGCGACCGGAGTTCCATTATCGGAACTTGCCGGGTTTGCGACGAATTTGGGAATTGGCTCGCAAGATAATGCGGTCGAAGCGTCGCAATATCACGGCGGAGAATTACGTAAGGAAAGAGCCTCGGATCTAACGAGCGTAGCAGTTGCTGTCGAAGGTGCAAGTTTGAAGAACGAGAAGGATGCTTTAGCGTGTGCGATACTGCAGAGAGCGTCTGGCAGCGGACCGCGTGTTAAATGGGGCTGCAGTGCGAGTCCATTGCACAAGCATGTTTCAAGCGTCGCAGGCGCGGATCCGTTTGCTCTGTCGACCTTTAACGCCAGCTACTCCGATTCGGGATTATTCGGCTTCATTTTGTGCTCGGCGCCCAAAATAGCAGGACCT TTGACAAAAGCTGCTTGCAAGTGGTGCAGGTCCTTGAAGGTATCTGATAACGACGTTGCCCGCGGTAAAGCTACGCTGAAGGCGGAGATTTTGGACGCAGCGGACAATGGAGCCGCTTTGCTAGAAAGTTTACAATATCAAGCTTTGTTCAAAGGCCAAGTCTGTACACCGGCGTCGCTGATTGCCGAGATTGAAAAAACCTCCGCATCTGCCGTTCAATCT GTTGCCGACAAAATTGCTAATGGAAAGTTGACCATGGCTGCAATTGGTGATTTGAAGACTGTACCGTATGTCGACgagttaaaataa
- the Uqcr-c2 gene encoding ubiquinol-cytochrome c reductase core protein 2 isoform X2, whose translation MGSHLLFANGKTVRHYAAVAPAQSPAAAAAVAPVCQVLGNKVTVATCDNNSPIAQVSIVFRAGSRNETYDTQGTAHYLRIAAGLSTSCSSSFAITRNIQQLGGNLITTVDRESIAYTLQITRNNLCDALKFLEDVAVKQVFKPWEVSDELPRLEYELASLPESTLVLELLHKAAYRTGLGYSLFSPKHQLGKINTETLQHFVSNWFTGPKCAVVATGVPLSELAGFATNLGIGSQDNAVEASQYHGGELRKERASDLTSVAVAVEGASLKNEKDALACAILQRASGSGPRVKWGCSASPLHKHVSSVAGADPFALSTFNASYSDSGLFGFILCSAPKIAGPLTKAACKWCRSLKVSDNDVARGKATLKAEILDAADNGAALLESLQYQALFKGQVCTPASLIAEIEKTSASAVQSVADKIANGKLTMAAIGDLKTVPYVDELK comes from the exons ATGGGGAGTCATTTGCTGTTCGCTAATGGCAAAACG GTTAGACATTATGCGGCTGTAGCACCCGCGCAATctcctgctgctgctgctgctgtggcTCCTGTTTGTCAGGTTTTGGGGAACAAAGTGACAGTTGCTACATGTGACAATAACTCTCCAATTGCACAGGTGTCCATTGTTTTCAG AGCTGGGTCACGCAACGAAACGTACGATACGCAAGGTACTGCTCATTACTTGAGAATAGCAGCTGGATTAAGTACATCCTGTTCGAGTAGTTTTGCCATAACAAGGAACATACAACAACTGGGTGGAAATTTAATAACTACCGTAGACCGTGAAAGTATTGCATATACTCTGCAGATTACGAGAAACAATTT GTGCGATGCTCTCAAATTTTTGGAAGATGTTGCTGTGAAACAAGTATTTAAGCCATGGGAAGTGTCTGACGAGTTGCCCAGATTGGAGTACGAATTAGCATCTCTACCAGAATCTACGCTAGTCCTGGAACTTTTACATAAAGCTGCGTATCGCACCGGGCTTGGATACTCTCTTTTTTCTCCGAAGCATCAGTTAGGGAAAATCAATACAGAAACT TTACAACACTTTGTTAGCAATTGGTTTACCGGGCCGAAGTGCGCGGTAGTGGCGACCGGAGTTCCATTATCGGAACTTGCCGGGTTTGCGACGAATTTGGGAATTGGCTCGCAAGATAATGCGGTCGAAGCGTCGCAATATCACGGCGGAGAATTACGTAAGGAAAGAGCCTCGGATCTAACGAGCGTAGCAGTTGCTGTCGAAGGTGCAAGTTTGAAGAACGAGAAGGATGCTTTAGCGTGTGCGATACTGCAGAGAGCGTCTGGCAGCGGACCGCGTGTTAAATGGGGCTGCAGTGCGAGTCCATTGCACAAGCATGTTTCAAGCGTCGCAGGCGCGGATCCGTTTGCTCTGTCGACCTTTAACGCCAGCTACTCCGATTCGGGATTATTCGGCTTCATTTTGTGCTCGGCGCCCAAAATAGCAGGACCT TTGACAAAAGCTGCTTGCAAGTGGTGCAGGTCCTTGAAGGTATCTGATAACGACGTTGCCCGCGGTAAAGCTACGCTGAAGGCGGAGATTTTGGACGCAGCGGACAATGGAGCCGCTTTGCTAGAAAGTTTACAATATCAAGCTTTGTTCAAAGGCCAAGTCTGTACACCGGCGTCGCTGATTGCCGAGATTGAAAAAACCTCCGCATCTGCCGTTCAATCT GTTGCCGACAAAATTGCTAATGGAAAGTTGACCATGGCTGCAATTGGTGATTTGAAGACTGTACCGTATGTCGACgagttaaaataa
- the LOC143375207 gene encoding uncharacterized protein LOC143375207 isoform X2: MLPFVGITIPILCLFMEFGSGYRGFLELEREDDRCDGIMNEIVSDDRTIATDDTPTRLHSTWLSQECEVRAGPEHIIRKYSFFENGTFHLLRYHYAEESCSIATYTVVARGSIEISSASATIPGATEARVQIDSVHLIPLNRQVAHKFRHRINASCGVAMGGKWRPYVAQLIYERPIDVPSSTGFQAPGLNFNSFKSRLPHRLRRPIALDCLESVGIEFHELRLFRVERKGLVSAANATLRDPIGRGADKPRATVELLLGGLARNDGPERSGRRRPNRLQSAALLRADTAARCPICRSVFRGTEYSPPLFHQTPPLPAVIGGLWLSIRCESVDGGLWSRRFYRIYSSSGQWSARWTYYADSTCSILFYTVTAAGTYVQRAVNQKPDPTNSMWRFGDGIRNDHHSNETTPFNRAEIPLRRASPTLYGTKSKGVAAGLVSPIALPANRPETTDNSQLQLNNRVTLSLVREDVDVAVTVAALPSGTTELELRVIHSHLIPDDKLMSSRCKPATIRLSQANSIQTPWSRNCTLRTLEAPAILRFKAKISLDWNGDYTLLLAPWNDHFWEAPLRRCSATALASYFVGTSNKLAESLLGSTRFYRRGRYWSSLSSASCLSTSSSTLLLGGIFSLYPVLLLALDRSSSYKLSA, translated from the exons ATGTTGCCGTTTGTAGGGATCACTATCCCTATTCTGTGCTTATTCATGG AATTCGGGTCAGGTTATAGGGGTTTTCTGGAGTTGGAAAGGGAGGACGACCGTTGCGATGGGATCATGAATGAAATCGTTTCCGACGACAGAACAATCGCAACAGATGATACACCGACCAGGCTACATTCCACTTGGTTGTCGCAAGA ATGCGAGGTACGTGCCGGGCCTGAGCATATTATAAGGAAGTACAGCTTCTTCGAGAACGGCACGTTTCATTTGCTACGATACCATTATGCGGAGGAGTCCTGTAGCATCGCAACGTACACCGTAGTGGCGCGTGGTTCCATCGAGATCTCATCAGCATCTGCCACGATTCCAGGCGCCACCGAAGCTAGAGTTCAGATAGACTCGGTCCACCTGATACCGCTCAACCGACAG GTGGCTCATAAGTTCCGGCACAGAATAAACGCGAGTTGCGGGGTGGCGATGGGAGGAAAGTGGCGTCCGTACGTGGCGCAATTGATCTACGAACGGCCGATCGATGTTCCATCCAGTACAGGTTTCCAAGCGCCTGGGCTAAACTTTAATTCTTTCAAAAGCCGCTTGCCACACCGGCTGAGAAGACCAATCGCGTTGGATTGCTTAGAATCGGTCGGCATCGAATTCCATGAACTGAGACTGTTCCGAGTGGAGAGGAAAGGATTAGTTTCCGCTGCAAACGCGACGCTTCGCGATCCAATCGGCCGCGGGGCGGATAAGCCGCGAGCGACGGTCGAATTGTTGCTCGGTGGACTTGCCCGAAACGATGGTCCTGAACGGTCAGGTAGACGGAGACCGAATCGGTTGCAATCAGCGGCGCTGTTACGCGCCGACACG GCTGCCCGCTGTCCAATCTGCAGGAGCGTCTTTCGCGGTACTGAATACAGTCCACCGCTGTTTCATCAAACACCACCGCTCCCGGCAGTGATCGGCGGACTTTGGTTAAGCATCAGGTGCGAAAGCGTGGATGGTGGCCTTTGGTCCAGGCGGTTCTATAGAATCTACTCGAGTAGCGGCCAGTGGTCCGCCCGTTGGACTTATTACGCCGACTCGACTTGCTCGATCCTCTTCTACACGGTTACCGCGGCCGGTACTTATGTGCAGCGAGCCGTCAACCAAAAGCCAGACCCAACTAATTCGATGTGGCGATTTGGCGACGGTATTCGAAACGATCACcattccaacgaaacaacgccgTTCAATCGCGCTGAAATCCCACTGCGGAGGGCTAGTCCCACCTTGTACGGTACCAAGAGCAAAGGAGTAGCGGCAGGGTTGGTCTCTCCGATCGCGCTACCAGCAAATCGGCCAGAGACAACCGACAACAGCCAGCTGCAGCTTAACAATCGAGTCACCCTTTCCTTGGTACGGGAGGACGTTGACGTTGCCGTTACCGTTGCCGCGCTACCTTCTGGTACCACCGAATTGGAATTACGCGTTATCCACAGCCACTTGATTCCTGACGACAAGCTGATGTCGTCGCGCTGCAAGCCGGCTACGATAAGGCTAAGCCAGGCCAACTCAATTCAGACCCCCTGGTCGAGGAACTGCACGCTTCGAACCCTCGAGGCTCCTGCGATCTTGAGGTTCAAAGCAAAGATCAGTCTCGACTGGAACGGGGACTATACATTGCTTCTAGCGCCGTGGAACGACCACTTCTGGGAAGCTCCTCTTCGCCGATGCTCCGCAACAGCTTTGGCAAGCTATTTCGTAGGAACCAGCAATAAACTAGCCGAATCACTGCTCGGGAGCACCCGGTTCTACCGACGAGGACGATATTGGTCTTCCTTATCGTCCGCCTCTTGCCTTTCGACCAGTAGTTCCACCCTTCTATTGGGTGGAATATTTTCTTTGTATCCTGTTCTTCTTCTAGCATTAGATCGATCATCTAGTTACAAGCTGTCAGCTTAA
- the LOC143375207 gene encoding uncharacterized protein LOC143375207 isoform X1 → MTFHKMIGLSYTSSMVVPSRVRGGVREGKVERKRSALGSSGIHTKFGSGYRGFLELEREDDRCDGIMNEIVSDDRTIATDDTPTRLHSTWLSQECEVRAGPEHIIRKYSFFENGTFHLLRYHYAEESCSIATYTVVARGSIEISSASATIPGATEARVQIDSVHLIPLNRQVAHKFRHRINASCGVAMGGKWRPYVAQLIYERPIDVPSSTGFQAPGLNFNSFKSRLPHRLRRPIALDCLESVGIEFHELRLFRVERKGLVSAANATLRDPIGRGADKPRATVELLLGGLARNDGPERSGRRRPNRLQSAALLRADTAARCPICRSVFRGTEYSPPLFHQTPPLPAVIGGLWLSIRCESVDGGLWSRRFYRIYSSSGQWSARWTYYADSTCSILFYTVTAAGTYVQRAVNQKPDPTNSMWRFGDGIRNDHHSNETTPFNRAEIPLRRASPTLYGTKSKGVAAGLVSPIALPANRPETTDNSQLQLNNRVTLSLVREDVDVAVTVAALPSGTTELELRVIHSHLIPDDKLMSSRCKPATIRLSQANSIQTPWSRNCTLRTLEAPAILRFKAKISLDWNGDYTLLLAPWNDHFWEAPLRRCSATALASYFVGTSNKLAESLLGSTRFYRRGRYWSSLSSASCLSTSSSTLLLGGIFSLYPVLLLALDRSSSYKLSA, encoded by the exons atgacGTTCCATAAGATGAttggtctatcctatacttcgtcgatggtgGTGCCCTCTCGTGTTCGCGGGGGCGTTCGGGAAGGAAAAGTGGAAAGGAAACGCAGCGCCCTCGGCAGCTCCGGTATACATACGA AATTCGGGTCAGGTTATAGGGGTTTTCTGGAGTTGGAAAGGGAGGACGACCGTTGCGATGGGATCATGAATGAAATCGTTTCCGACGACAGAACAATCGCAACAGATGATACACCGACCAGGCTACATTCCACTTGGTTGTCGCAAGA ATGCGAGGTACGTGCCGGGCCTGAGCATATTATAAGGAAGTACAGCTTCTTCGAGAACGGCACGTTTCATTTGCTACGATACCATTATGCGGAGGAGTCCTGTAGCATCGCAACGTACACCGTAGTGGCGCGTGGTTCCATCGAGATCTCATCAGCATCTGCCACGATTCCAGGCGCCACCGAAGCTAGAGTTCAGATAGACTCGGTCCACCTGATACCGCTCAACCGACAG GTGGCTCATAAGTTCCGGCACAGAATAAACGCGAGTTGCGGGGTGGCGATGGGAGGAAAGTGGCGTCCGTACGTGGCGCAATTGATCTACGAACGGCCGATCGATGTTCCATCCAGTACAGGTTTCCAAGCGCCTGGGCTAAACTTTAATTCTTTCAAAAGCCGCTTGCCACACCGGCTGAGAAGACCAATCGCGTTGGATTGCTTAGAATCGGTCGGCATCGAATTCCATGAACTGAGACTGTTCCGAGTGGAGAGGAAAGGATTAGTTTCCGCTGCAAACGCGACGCTTCGCGATCCAATCGGCCGCGGGGCGGATAAGCCGCGAGCGACGGTCGAATTGTTGCTCGGTGGACTTGCCCGAAACGATGGTCCTGAACGGTCAGGTAGACGGAGACCGAATCGGTTGCAATCAGCGGCGCTGTTACGCGCCGACACG GCTGCCCGCTGTCCAATCTGCAGGAGCGTCTTTCGCGGTACTGAATACAGTCCACCGCTGTTTCATCAAACACCACCGCTCCCGGCAGTGATCGGCGGACTTTGGTTAAGCATCAGGTGCGAAAGCGTGGATGGTGGCCTTTGGTCCAGGCGGTTCTATAGAATCTACTCGAGTAGCGGCCAGTGGTCCGCCCGTTGGACTTATTACGCCGACTCGACTTGCTCGATCCTCTTCTACACGGTTACCGCGGCCGGTACTTATGTGCAGCGAGCCGTCAACCAAAAGCCAGACCCAACTAATTCGATGTGGCGATTTGGCGACGGTATTCGAAACGATCACcattccaacgaaacaacgccgTTCAATCGCGCTGAAATCCCACTGCGGAGGGCTAGTCCCACCTTGTACGGTACCAAGAGCAAAGGAGTAGCGGCAGGGTTGGTCTCTCCGATCGCGCTACCAGCAAATCGGCCAGAGACAACCGACAACAGCCAGCTGCAGCTTAACAATCGAGTCACCCTTTCCTTGGTACGGGAGGACGTTGACGTTGCCGTTACCGTTGCCGCGCTACCTTCTGGTACCACCGAATTGGAATTACGCGTTATCCACAGCCACTTGATTCCTGACGACAAGCTGATGTCGTCGCGCTGCAAGCCGGCTACGATAAGGCTAAGCCAGGCCAACTCAATTCAGACCCCCTGGTCGAGGAACTGCACGCTTCGAACCCTCGAGGCTCCTGCGATCTTGAGGTTCAAAGCAAAGATCAGTCTCGACTGGAACGGGGACTATACATTGCTTCTAGCGCCGTGGAACGACCACTTCTGGGAAGCTCCTCTTCGCCGATGCTCCGCAACAGCTTTGGCAAGCTATTTCGTAGGAACCAGCAATAAACTAGCCGAATCACTGCTCGGGAGCACCCGGTTCTACCGACGAGGACGATATTGGTCTTCCTTATCGTCCGCCTCTTGCCTTTCGACCAGTAGTTCCACCCTTCTATTGGGTGGAATATTTTCTTTGTATCCTGTTCTTCTTCTAGCATTAGATCGATCATCTAGTTACAAGCTGTCAGCTTAA